Part of the Dehalococcoidia bacterium genome is shown below.
AATCGCTTGTTCCCAATATACCTCAGCTAATTCACGTAGCGGCAATTGCAAGCCGACTTGTTCACTAAGCCAGCGAGTGCGTAGCTGGTTTACATGGTGACCGTAGAGATGAGACGTCTGATTACCAAAATCACGTGCTAGTAATTTTGGACCAATGCGTTCAAGCTGGCGACTATTAGCAGATGCAGAGCGTAATACTTCTAATAGCAGGTTCATATCAAGGTTTAATGATGCGGCGAGAGCAAATGTTTCCATAATTATGATTTGGTTAACATCACCAATGAGATTATTGAGTAATTTGGTTATATTTCCACTGCCAACGGGGCCCATTAAGTGCGCAGCGATGCTTACATGAGCAAGAATGGGTTTTATTTTTTCAAAAGCAACAGGATCCCCTCCCGCCATGATTGTTAATTTCCCGTCCCATGCGACCTTCCCTGTACCGGAAACAGGAGCATCAATGTAGGTGGCTTGATGGGTTTCACATAATGCTGCAAATCGCTTGGCTGATTCTGGGTGAATAGTGCTGTGGTCAACAATTATGACACCAGGTTTAATGCTTGAGAGCACTCCATTGTCACCGTTAAGAACAAGCTCAACGATATCTTCGCCCTGAAGGCAAAGTATCACTACGTCAGCAGTAGCAGATCCTTCAGACGGGGTTCCTCCGTTTCGCGCACCTAAGGCAACGAGTTCTTGAATTTTTCCTTGACTACGGTTAACAACCGTGACATCGACTCCAGCTTTAATAAGGTTGATAGCTATTGGCTTACCCATTAGCCCAATTCCAATGAATGTTACTTTCATCGTTCTCCTCAAAATCAAAGATTTGCTCTAATAAAACAGGCCTTCAGTACGTACCGAAGGCCTGTTTTATGAAAGTAGCTACTTACTAAGCTTCGTCTTTGGATCTAAGGGTTAGAACTCCCATAATTACCACTGTAAGGGTAAAGAGCATGAATGCCACGTCATTAAGGTAAAAGTCATCGGCAAGCTCAGGGTAAGATATTACTGCGCTTCCTACTAGGACCACTCCAAGAATAATGCTGATTATTCCAATAATGATATTTAGACTCTTGGATAAATAAATAGCTAGCCCT
Proteins encoded:
- a CDS encoding NAD(P)-dependent oxidoreductase, whose amino-acid sequence is MKVTFIGIGLMGKPIAINLIKAGVDVTVVNRSQGKIQELVALGARNGGTPSEGSATADVVILCLQGEDIVELVLNGDNGVLSSIKPGVIIVDHSTIHPESAKRFAALCETHQATYIDAPVSGTGKVAWDGKLTIMAGGDPVAFEKIKPILAHVSIAAHLMGPVGSGNITKLLNNLIGDVNQIIIMETFALAASLNLDMNLLLEVLRSASANSRQLERIGPKLLARDFGNQTSHLYGHHVNQLRTRWLSEQVGLQLPLRELAEVYWEQAIEAGFSASDPLESIKMIEAQNGVIVSGETSN